The following nucleotide sequence is from Oligoflexus sp..
GTCGCTTCGCTACGGAGTCATGTCTCCGAAATTCGGTTTGAACATTGCGGACCATAATGCCTTCGTTCGATCGCGGATGGGGCTCGGCGCGGAGTCAGAAGAAAGTCTGGCGGAAATTTCTTACTTCAGTGAGCAGCTTGAACTCAACCTGTCTCACAGCGCGCCCGCCGGGGATGATCCCGACGTCACCCTCTATCGGGAGGACAAGGATCGCCGGAGTATCTATGGAAATGCCTCGACCTTCTGGGCCAATAAGCATCGCGTGTCCGTGAGCGCTCTGCGGCGAACTTTGGATCAAGGCCAGGAAAGCGGCTGGTCGCTCTCCTCGGTGCTTTCCCTTCCTTCGGCCATAAGGTTTCTGACCGAAGTCAACGGACTCAAGACTCAAAGTGAAAACGCCCCCGAACGCCGGACCTTGAACCTTCACACGCAGCTATTGTGGAAAACATTCCAGGGTATTTATCCGGCAATCGTCTATGGGCAGCATACGGAAAGCTCCGCGATTCTGGATATTCGCCAGGACAAACTTACAGCTCAACTTTCCATACATCCGCGACCGCACTTCGAAGTGTCGGGATCTTTCGGCTTGCGGCGAAACCTGGCTGATTTTACATTCGGGCATACAGGTTACCTGATTTTCCATTACTGGTTATAGGAGACTAGCACATGAAGATGTTTCATTTGGCTCTGGCGACTTTATGGATGAGTTCCACCGGCTCCTTTGCGGCCCAGACCTATACGGTCGTCGAGGATTCCTCGAAAGTCGGCTTTCTGGCTGTCGGCAAGCCCGGCTTTCTCAAGATCAAAGGGGAAGGCGGTCGTCTGAAAGGTCGGCTTGCTGCGGATCAAGGTTCATTGAAAGGGGACCTCACGGCTCAGCTGACTCCTTTGAAAACCGGCGTGGATCTGCGCGACAGTCATATGCATGACAAATATCTGGAAACCAAGGCGCATCCGACTGCGGAACTGATCCTGGACACCATCAAGTTTGAAAAAGGCGCCGATGGCCCCTGTGAATTCACGGGCAGCCTTGTCCTTAAATCCGTGAAGAAGCCCATCAAGGGCTCCTGCGAAGTCGTGGGTGTGGGCAAGGAGTCGCTGCAGGTCAAGGCCAACAGTGATATTAAACTTGAAGACTACCCGATCGGTGTTCCGAGCTATTTGGGTGTAACCGTGGCCGATAAAGTCACCATTGAAGTGGAATTCGACGCCAAACTCAGCCCTGCGACCTGACGACCCTCCTGACATTTTTCGCTCGTGGAACAAAACTCTTGCGGCCCGCCCGGGCCTTTAGTACAGGCATGAGGAACCTATGCTTGCGATATACGACATGGCCGATCACGAAAGCGAAAAATTACTTTATCAGGGACGTTACAGTGAAATACTCGCACTGAGCGTTGATAGTCTGGATTTTCAGCCGGGGCCTGAGAATCTGCCTCATGTCGTGGCAGCCCTGGCTCTGCTTGGCCGCACGGAAGAGGCTGGTGGTCTTTATCATGCCTACATTCAGACCCTGCCGCCCAAAGCCGCTCTGGTGACCCGCTTTTTTTATGCACTCGCCGTCTGCCGGGAACGACGCATGCCGGCGGCCCGGGCTTTGTTTGTGGAAAACCTGAAGCGGGCACGGGAACTTGTGCAGCGGTTCGCTCATGAGGGCGCGCCCATTCCTGAAATGGAACGAGTGAAGTTCTACGCCGCCCAGGGCCTCGCCTTTTTGCGCTATAACATGGGCTATATGCGACAGGCGGAATTTTGGAGCCGCAAGGCGCTGACGTCGGCGACAGCCTCTTCCTTTCAGTATGGCTCCTGTCTTGCGCATGAACTTTATGGGCACGTTCAGCTGCAGCTGGGTCATGTCAATGCCGGCATGATCAATCTGAAGCTGGCTCGCGAGAAGGCCTCGCGGCTGGGCCAGGGGGCTTTGACGCAAACCTTTGATGCCGCCCAAAGACTCTATCGCGCGACCTATGGCCTTTGCTCGCACGCGGATGAAATCCTTGCCGAGCTGAATGAAGCCCTGGGCCGCTGCAAGTATGAAGATGCCTATACGAAGGCCGCGCTGCAGATTCAGCTGGCCCGTATTTTAACTTTAACAGGTGATCTGCGCGAGGCGACAGCCCTTTTGGAAAAGGCCAGCGCCCTTGTTTACAGGGTGGATAATCCCTATCTGGAAACCATCTATAACCTTGGCCTCGCGCATGTGCAGATGCTGGAAGGGAATTATTCCATAGCTCTTTCCATTGCCCGCAACGCCGAATCGCGAGCGCGGGATCGCAGCTATATGCCCTCGGTTTTGAAATCCCTGGGACTTCAGAGTCAGATCCTGGAACGCATGGGCATGGGCGCGGAACATAGGGCCGTGATTCGGGATATGAAGGCTTTGACAGCGAAATCGGGTTCGTTTATCTCGCAGCGCATTCAAAGCCGCAGTGAATATATGAGCGCCAGCTGTCGGCGCGGTGAAGATCCCTTGGGTGACCTGATCGATGATGTGCATTTTCATAAGCGGGACATCATCGCGGATATCTTTGCCAAAGGATGGCTCACGTTTCTGCATCAGGTGCTGGGCGTCACGCCGCAGCAGAATCTTATCGTCTTTGACCTGCAGCCGGGATCTCTGACCCTTTTTTCACGGGGGCACATCGTGCACCGGGCCGAGGGCTGCAGCGCTTTGATTAAAAAACTTTTGCTCGCCTTGAAGGATGGGCGTGAGCTGAGCAAGGAAGAGATCACGCACTGTCTTTGGGCTCAGCCTTATCATCCGGCGCGGCATGATCCGCTTATTTACACCTTGATTGCGCGCACGCGGAAACTCCTGCAGCCCTATGCGCGTTGGATTGAAGTCACCGAACAGGGCTATCGACTGGAGGAAGGCGTCAGTCTTCGCAACGG
It contains:
- a CDS encoding YceI family protein, with the translated sequence MKMFHLALATLWMSSTGSFAAQTYTVVEDSSKVGFLAVGKPGFLKIKGEGGRLKGRLAADQGSLKGDLTAQLTPLKTGVDLRDSHMHDKYLETKAHPTAELILDTIKFEKGADGPCEFTGSLVLKSVKKPIKGSCEVVGVGKESLQVKANSDIKLEDYPIGVPSYLGVTVADKVTIEVEFDAKLSPAT
- a CDS encoding DeoR family transcriptional regulator; amino-acid sequence: MLAIYDMADHESEKLLYQGRYSEILALSVDSLDFQPGPENLPHVVAALALLGRTEEAGGLYHAYIQTLPPKAALVTRFFYALAVCRERRMPAARALFVENLKRARELVQRFAHEGAPIPEMERVKFYAAQGLAFLRYNMGYMRQAEFWSRKALTSATASSFQYGSCLAHELYGHVQLQLGHVNAGMINLKLAREKASRLGQGALTQTFDAAQRLYRATYGLCSHADEILAELNEALGRCKYEDAYTKAALQIQLARILTLTGDLREATALLEKASALVYRVDNPYLETIYNLGLAHVQMLEGNYSIALSIARNAESRARDRSYMPSVLKSLGLQSQILERMGMGAEHRAVIRDMKALTAKSGSFISQRIQSRSEYMSASCRRGEDPLGDLIDDVHFHKRDIIADIFAKGWLTFLHQVLGVTPQQNLIVFDLQPGSLTLFSRGHIVHRAEGCSALIKKLLLALKDGRELSKEEITHCLWAQPYHPARHDPLIYTLIARTRKLLQPYARWIEVTEQGYRLEEGVSLRNGRVVASTSKDPEPPFGLSPPSAADPQPEAVESPGWEDYRAQLNVRQIEILDIAQTLEKIQPRNMARRFKVSDATITRDLSRLVELGTLQRFGSGRSTYYQTLNP